One segment of Erigeron canadensis isolate Cc75 chromosome 2, C_canadensis_v1, whole genome shotgun sequence DNA contains the following:
- the LOC122589358 gene encoding HVA22-like protein e: MNRFWTLMSGLHQLAGPMTMLLYPLYASVVAIESSSKEDDQQWLSYWILYSFLTLMEMLLQPLLEWIPIWYDVKLIAVAWLVLPQFRGAAFIYNKFVREKVIKKYYPNIGQSSSGASSSLHYNKSSSPNGKMKSKLADLISPKKSS, from the exons atgaatcgTTTCTGGACTTTGATGTCTGGTCTCCATCAATTAGCCGG ACCGATGACAATGTTATTGTATCCGCTATATGCCTCTGTTGTGGCTATCGAGAGTTCATCAAAAGAAGATGATCAACAGTGGCTATCTTACTGGATcttatattcatttttaacCCTCATGGAAATGCTTCTTCAGCCACTTCTCGAAtg GATACCAATATGGTATGATGTGAAGCTGATAGCAGTAGCGTGGCTGGTGCTGCCACAGTTCAGGGGAGCTGCTTTCATTTACAATAAATTTGTAAGAGAAAAAGTGATCAAGAAATACTACCCTAATATTGGACAATCATCATCAGGAGCAAGCAGTAGTTTACATTACAATAAGTCGTCTTCACCTAATGGAAAGATGAAGAGCAAACTTGCTGATCTGATTTCTCCTAAGAAATCTAGTTAa